ACTATGTATATATTGGTTATTGGTATTAGTAATTATATATCTTCTCCATTATACTGTAAAAAAAGATATTTCTGAATTTTTTAACGGAAGGAGAAACTATGTATAATGAACCGACCTTAAAGCATTGGAACGGCAGAGTGGATTCCGAAACGGACTTGGATAGCTTCAGATACCACCAAAGAGTGAACGTGACGCCGATTACTGAATTGACCATCCCTGCAAAGGAATCAAAAACTTTTGGAATGATGGGCTTCAAATGTGATGAAGGTGTCAAAAGGAACAAAGGGCGGATCGGTGCTGCAGAAGCCCCTGATTATATTAGGCAGTCCTTGGCCAAGCTTCCCTGCCATTTACCAGCGAAAACTAAGCTGGTGGACGTTGGCGATCTTGTATGTGAAGAAGGGGAAATGGAGGCCGCACAAGACCGATTGGGCGCAGCCGTTGCCCGGATTTTGGAGAGTGAAGTGATTCCCATCATTTTAGGGGGTGGACATGAAACCTTTTATGGTCATTATCTCGGGGCAAGGAAATTCCTTGGGCCGAAGGCTAAATTGGGAATGATCAATATCGATGCCCACTTTGATATGCGTCCCTATGAAAAAGAAAGTTCATCAGGCACGATGTTTAAACAAATCTTGGACAATGATCAAAATTGCGGATATTTATGCATGGGAATTCAGAGGCAAGGCAATACAAAGGCGCTATTCGAAACGGCTAAGAAAAACAAGGTCGACTACATATTGGAAGAGGAATTGTCTTTGGGCGAAATGGAAGATACCAAGCATCGGATCAACGAATTTATTAAGGAAAGAGACTACATCATCCTCACGTTATGCACGGACGTCATCGATTCAGCGTATGCACCTGGCGTAAGTGCACCATCGCCATTTGGGCTCGATCCTAAATTGGTCCGTTCGCTGCTAAGGCATGTCGCATCAAATGAAAAGATCCTTTCCTTTGATATCTCGGAAGTGAATCCAAGTTTGGATGAAAACAATAAAACCGTTACATTGGCGGCACATTTAATTAATGAGGTTTTGCTCCATTTTAAATCATGAGCAGCAAAAGGGAAAAGGATGCTTATATCACGGGTTGAAACGGATCCATCATCTCCTGCCCATTGCAAGCATGAGACTGTCGTGAAATTCACGGCAGTCTTTTTGTTTAAACAAGAGGACGCGAGTGTTACATGATGATACATCGATGTTAATGGTTTATAATATCTACCATTCAGGCTTATGAGGGGGAATTATATGAATGAATATCGTGTAACCGTCAAAAACGGCAGTACCATGGTTTTGTCAGAAATCATTGTAGCTGAAGACGAACGGGAAGTGCTGGGCACGCTTTTGCTTACAAGCGAATTATTTAATCAACCATTCACGGATATCAGGATTTTGGAGCGCTGAGTTGTTCCTGTCTGCTTCTTTTGTTAAACTGTAATAAATTTACAGGATGGCGGGAGATAGTATGTGCGGACGGTTCACTCTTTTTGCAAATTTGGAAGAAATAAAGGAACGCTTTGATATTCAAGGGTCATTCGATGAAGAATATCAAAATAGTTATAATATAGCCCCTTCCCATTCCGTGCTTTCCGTCATTAATGACGGAATCAGGAATCGCCTTGGATACCTTAGGTGGGGACTTATCCCTTTCTGGGCCAAAGATGAAAAAGTGGGTTATAAAATGATTAATGCCAGGGCGGAAACGATTGCAGACAAGGCGAGCTTCAAGAATGCGTACAAGAAGAAAAGGTGTTTGATAATCGCTGATTCCTTTTATGAGTGGAAGAAAACACCCGAGCGAAAAATACCGATGCGAATCAAACTGAAGGAT
This genomic stretch from Peribacillus muralis harbors:
- the hutG gene encoding formimidoylglutamase, encoding MYNEPTLKHWNGRVDSETDLDSFRYHQRVNVTPITELTIPAKESKTFGMMGFKCDEGVKRNKGRIGAAEAPDYIRQSLAKLPCHLPAKTKLVDVGDLVCEEGEMEAAQDRLGAAVARILESEVIPIILGGGHETFYGHYLGARKFLGPKAKLGMINIDAHFDMRPYEKESSSGTMFKQILDNDQNCGYLCMGIQRQGNTKALFETAKKNKVDYILEEELSLGEMEDTKHRINEFIKERDYIILTLCTDVIDSAYAPGVSAPSPFGLDPKLVRSLLRHVASNEKILSFDISEVNPSLDENNKTVTLAAHLINEVLLHFKS
- a CDS encoding SOS response-associated peptidase, which produces MCGRFTLFANLEEIKERFDIQGSFDEEYQNSYNIAPSHSVLSVINDGIRNRLGYLRWGLIPFWAKDEKVGYKMINARAETIADKASFKNAYKKKRCLIIADSFYEWKKTPERKIPMRIKLKDASPFGMAGLFESWKSPDGKIIHSCSVITTVPNELMGGIHDRMPAILKPEDEKAWLDLSNHDTAYLQQFLKPFDSERMEAFEVSTEVNSPKNNSPNLIQPTC